One Ranitomeya imitator isolate aRanImi1 chromosome 1, aRanImi1.pri, whole genome shotgun sequence DNA window includes the following coding sequences:
- the STARD4 gene encoding stAR-related lipid transfer protein 4: MEDQIDVPSMSTKLQNTLIQYHNIPEDAWSVAKKSSDVTVWRKPSEEFGGCLYKVEGVVKDVTNKIVDYIRPGPYRLQWDSLMTTMDIIKDLEQGCCVMRYTTAGQLLNIISPREFIDFSYTTKYEDGLLTCGVSIDHEIVTPHCVRGFNHPCGWFCVPLQDNPECSFLTGYIQTDLRGMLPHGTVDLAMAGSLVNFYSDLRKALKMS; the protein is encoded by the exons ATGGAGGACCAGATTGATGTACCATCCATGTCTACAAAACTTCAGAACACATTGATCCAGTACCACAACATTCCTGAAGACGCGTGGAGTGTGGCTAAGAAATCC AGTGATGTGACCGTCTGGCGCAAACCTTCTGAGGAATTTGGTGGTTGCCT CTACAAAGTGGAGGGAGTTGTAAAAGACGTCACAAACAAGATCGTAGACTATATCCGACCGGGACCTTACAGGCTACAATGGGACAGTTTGATGACCACAATGGATATCATCAAGGATCTTGAGCAG GGTTGCTGCGTGATGCGCTATACGACCGCTGGACAACTTTTGAACATTATCTCCCCAAGAGAGTTCATAGACTTCTCCTACACCACAAAATATGAAGACGGCCTTTTAACTTGCG GTGTTAGCATTGATCATGAAATTGTGACACCACATTGCGTCCGCGGCTTTAATCACCCCTGCGGCTGGTTCTGTGTGCCCCTCCAGGACAACCCTGAGTGCAGCTTTCTGACCGGCTACATCCAGACCGACCTGAGAGGAATGCTTCCTCACGGCACCGTGGACCTGGCTATGGCGGGCTCCCTGGTGAACTTCTACAGCGACCTAAGGAAAGCCTTAAAGATGTCTTAA